From Amycolatopsis sp. YIM 10, the proteins below share one genomic window:
- a CDS encoding DinB family protein, which translates to MSNSSSGEMAESVDRSWPETRAGDELTLLWGFLDFLRATAVNKVAGLTRAEAAGCPFPASPEMNALGIIRHLTAVERWWLTIVGGGSDLPDLWGDTSDHDHLFRLGKEQSPAELVAAYQEEWRISRDALAGMSADDAVRRPGEDKTVRWVLTHLVQETARHVGHLDVLREFADGEVGE; encoded by the coding sequence CAGTTCGGGAGAAATGGCGGAATCGGTCGACCGGTCCTGGCCGGAGACCCGGGCCGGCGACGAGCTGACCCTGCTCTGGGGCTTCCTCGACTTCCTGCGCGCGACGGCGGTCAACAAGGTCGCCGGGCTGACCAGGGCCGAGGCCGCGGGTTGCCCGTTCCCGGCATCACCGGAGATGAACGCGCTCGGGATCATCCGGCACCTGACCGCGGTCGAGCGGTGGTGGCTGACCATCGTCGGCGGCGGCAGCGACCTGCCCGACCTGTGGGGCGACACCAGCGATCACGACCACCTGTTCCGCCTCGGCAAGGAGCAGTCGCCCGCCGAGCTGGTGGCCGCCTACCAGGAGGAATGGCGGATCTCGCGTGATGCGCTGGCCGGGATGTCCGCCGATGACGCGGTGCGACGACCTGGCGAGGACAAGACCGTTCGGTGGGTGCTCACCCACCTGGTCCAGGAGACCGCGAGGCACGTCGGGCACCTCGACGTACTGCGTGAATTCGCCGACGGCGAGGTCGGGGAGTAA
- the ectA gene encoding diaminobutyrate acetyltransferase, giving the protein MSGKHLIESPTKADGAALWRIARDSQKLDLNSSYAYLLWCRDFADTSVVARSDGAAVGFVIGYRRPSDPEAALVWQVAVDASQRGKGLAGALLDALFDRLVGQGVRYLETTITPDNQASIKLFESFAKRWEADLESAELFGSADFPDDDGVHEPEHLYRIGPLTRR; this is encoded by the coding sequence ATGTCCGGAAAGCACTTGATCGAATCCCCGACCAAGGCAGATGGTGCCGCGCTCTGGCGTATCGCGCGCGATTCCCAGAAGCTCGATCTGAACTCGTCGTACGCCTATCTGCTGTGGTGCCGCGATTTCGCCGACACCTCGGTGGTCGCGCGATCCGACGGCGCGGCGGTCGGCTTCGTGATCGGCTACCGCAGGCCGTCCGACCCGGAGGCGGCGCTGGTCTGGCAGGTCGCCGTCGACGCGTCGCAGCGGGGAAAAGGGCTGGCTGGAGCGTTGCTCGACGCCCTGTTCGACCGGCTGGTCGGCCAGGGCGTCCGCTACCTCGAGACCACGATCACCCCGGACAACCAAGCTTCCATCAAGCTCTTCGAGTCCTTCGCGAAGCGCTGGGAAGCCGATCTGGAAAGCGCTGAACTCTTCGGTTCCGCCGATTTCCCGGATGACGACGGCGTGCACGAACCCGAGCACCTTTATCGAATCGGGCCGTTGACGCGCAGATAA
- the ectB gene encoding diaminobutyrate--2-oxoglutarate transaminase produces the protein MEIFSKLESEVRSYSRGWPVVFDRAQGSMLYDETGKGYLDFFAGAGALNYGHNNPALKQALIDYIARDGVTHALDMFTVAKRDFLETLQEKILGPRELDYKVVFPGPGGANAVEAALKLARKVTGKESVINFTNAFHGMTLGALSVTGNSMKRGGAGVPLVHATPMPYDRYFDGAYPDFLYFERLLEDSGSGLNEPAAVIVEALQGEGGINAARLEWLKGLSDLCERHNILLILDDVQMGCGRTGPFFSFEDAGIKPDIVCLSKSIGGYGLPLALTLIKPELDVWEPGEHNGTFRGINPAFVTATEALRVYWSDDKLEQSTRAKGERIGSVFDEIVQAYPEANLVAKGRGLARGIEFATGELASSVCADAFERGLLMETSGPDGEVMKLLPALTINDAELEQGLEIIGESIRAVLTK, from the coding sequence ATGGAAATTTTCTCGAAACTCGAATCCGAGGTGCGCAGTTACAGCCGCGGCTGGCCGGTGGTCTTCGACCGGGCGCAGGGCAGCATGCTCTACGACGAGACCGGCAAGGGCTATCTGGACTTCTTCGCCGGCGCGGGCGCACTGAACTACGGCCACAACAACCCGGCGCTCAAGCAGGCGCTGATCGACTACATCGCGCGCGACGGCGTGACCCACGCGCTGGACATGTTCACCGTGGCCAAGCGCGACTTCCTGGAGACGCTGCAGGAGAAGATCCTCGGTCCGCGCGAGCTGGACTACAAGGTCGTCTTCCCCGGTCCCGGTGGCGCGAACGCCGTCGAAGCCGCGCTCAAGCTGGCCCGCAAGGTGACCGGCAAGGAGTCGGTCATCAACTTCACCAACGCCTTCCACGGCATGACGCTGGGCGCGCTGTCGGTCACCGGCAACTCGATGAAGCGCGGCGGCGCCGGTGTGCCGCTGGTGCACGCCACCCCGATGCCGTACGACCGCTACTTCGACGGCGCCTACCCGGACTTCCTGTACTTCGAGCGGTTGCTCGAGGACTCCGGCAGCGGGCTGAACGAGCCGGCCGCGGTGATCGTCGAGGCGCTGCAGGGCGAGGGCGGCATCAACGCGGCCAGGCTGGAGTGGCTCAAGGGCCTGTCCGACCTGTGCGAGCGGCACAACATCCTGCTCATCCTCGACGACGTGCAGATGGGCTGCGGCCGCACCGGCCCGTTCTTCAGCTTCGAGGACGCCGGCATCAAACCGGACATCGTCTGCCTGTCGAAGTCGATCGGCGGTTACGGCCTGCCGCTCGCGCTGACGCTGATCAAGCCGGAGCTGGACGTGTGGGAGCCGGGTGAGCACAACGGCACCTTCCGCGGCATCAACCCGGCGTTCGTCACCGCCACCGAAGCGCTGCGCGTGTACTGGAGCGACGACAAGCTCGAGCAGTCCACCCGCGCCAAGGGCGAGCGCATCGGCTCGGTCTTCGACGAGATCGTGCAGGCCTATCCCGAAGCGAACCTGGTGGCCAAGGGCCGCGGCCTGGCCCGCGGCATCGAGTTCGCCACCGGCGAGCTGGCGAGTTCGGTGTGCGCGGATGCCTTCGAGCGTGGTCTGCTGATGGAGACCTCCGGGCCCGACGGTGAGGTGATGAAGCTGCTGCCCGCGCTGACCATCAACGACGCCGAGCTGGAGCAGGGCCTGGAGATCATCGGCGAGTCCATCCGCGCCGTGCTGACCAAGTAG
- a CDS encoding ectoine synthase, which produces MIVRTLDEITDTDADIKTPNWRSKRIILAKEKVGFSVHETTLYAGTVNDFWYANHIEAVFVYEGEGELVNKATGERHQLKPGSLYLLNDHDKHQVLPKTDMKTVCVFNPPVTGREVHDENGVYPLVTEES; this is translated from the coding sequence TTGATCGTCCGCACCCTCGACGAGATCACCGACACCGACGCCGACATCAAGACGCCGAACTGGCGCAGCAAGCGCATCATCCTGGCGAAGGAGAAGGTCGGCTTCTCGGTGCACGAGACCACGCTCTACGCGGGCACGGTCAACGACTTCTGGTACGCCAACCACATCGAGGCCGTGTTTGTCTACGAGGGCGAGGGCGAGCTGGTCAACAAGGCGACCGGTGAGCGCCACCAGCTCAAGCCCGGTTCGCTGTACCTGCTCAACGACCACGACAAGCACCAGGTGCTGCCCAAGACCGACATGAAGACGGTCTGCGTCTTCAATCCGCCGGTGACCGGCCGCGAGGTCCACGACGAGAACGGCGTGTACCCGCTGGTGACCGAAGAATCCTGA